The Plasmodium chabaudi chabaudi strain AS genome assembly, chromosome: 14 genome contains the following window.
attaattatgaaATTAATTCTCAAAAATGGTCGCATTAAATACGAAgagtataaaatatagaaaaataccaaatatataatataatggattatatatgaaaaatataataaaggaatataatgaaaaatatttcaagcaaattgaagaatatatataataaaaaattatataacgattataaaaaaattgcaaaTATCTTATATTTctcttaaaaattttaaaaaatataaattttttacttatatatggatataaaaattaatgctataaatattttgtagaatatacattttaaataaattatataataaatttcgcagtaatatattttttaagaaaagcgttatccatatatatatattttttaatatgcaaatattataaacataataacataaattttgggtatatatgcatacattaaataattaagcattttacatatatatatgatattattttgagaTTGTTGGGtaacatgaaaaaaaatataaaatgcgctaatttttattcatgctatatataatatatactttcAATTCATTGTAGAACATATATaagtaaaagaaaaaaaaaagcgaTAAAATAAGCAATGCGTGGGAATATAACCTTGTATGCacaatgtattttttaagggTTCAGAAATATTTGTGgtacatacatatacataaaaaaaaactataaataaatatatctataaaaataatgagaaGCTTCCTCCTTTATGGTTTATTATactatgaataaaaaaaatatattatatatataatatattatataatattatatacataattatataatataataaaactatAACGCTATAGTGttgaattttttagtattaaataacatttttatgatttctttaaacaaaatacgaattttaaaaattatttaaaaaaactaaaataattatttataaaatgaacGATAATATGAGAACAAGGTACATTTATGCTAgtgaataaaattaaagaaagTATTTATAAACGAGTACACGAAAATagtacaataaaaaatatatatggacATACTtaaaatgcataaataattatatgtatttacaatttcttttaactataaatatttaggATGATTTTTGGTATATGCtctaatacaaaataaaaagctaatacatatatttatattatgcaCATTTGTAAAATGTGGGCAAAAGATAAATAAGCTTCTTAAAGGcgttacatatatattaattttgaaacttatataaataaatgtcCATATGTTTGtgatatatacattaaaaaaagagaagGGGATACTGATATGGCATGAGTATGTTTATTCACAAACAACGTAACTCTTCTTATGCAGAGAACTGTGTAAATTACAACATAGATTGTCTTTAGACTAATTAACATAAATAagaataacaaaatttacaattacatatatatttatttatcagTGTGTACACTGACTAGAACCTTAAGTTTCCATGTAAAAACCTCAATATGCGAACGCATCATAGTTTAAACAGgggatatataattattaataatgtattttttcacTCTCGTTAGTCAATATAGCATTTTGTTcatgatatattataacgTAGGAAGtttcatatatacttaGTAGTATTTCAAGAATTTATTTGCTATTATCCATGTTTGGTAATTTTCATTCGTAATTTTATATCCATATAatgtgtaaatatatattctagCCGTTCTATAGGAATTAGTTTGATGcattatgcattttttcttttacaaaattgtgatacattttattagtgtatattaaaaaatagacttctaataatatgaaaaataattttataaaaagctatcaatatatgcatttatgggtatatatatcaagCTCAATATACAAGTTCGGTTGTCCTTTCACACAGGttatatgatttttatttttattttttgacttttggttttaataaaaaaacgaacAAAAAGTTATTATAAGTTTTAAAAACCATAATTTAAATCTATTGTAAAAACCAAAAGTATAATTTTccttacatatatatggaaattgtatgttatataatattatataaaaaagaaaacaaaaaatatcataatGATGGCGATTTTACGTCCCTTTacctatttatttttatgagataatttatttattggtTAATAAATActgataaataatataaaacatgaaataaattatatagtGTGAGTAAATGATTTAAAGTGCAATTCGAAAtgtgataatatatacaatatggGCGTAAGATGAGCTTATACTATAATATACCAGCGTTTCGACAAAAACTATAAGCATTAACAATTTGTAGTTTAAtcaaattgtatttttttagtgatataaaattataattttgttttgtttttttgtgttattAAAATGCCAGTAGTTAATGGGGCGCATGTGATATCTAtgagtaataaaaaaaaattacaatgATTATATAGAATTAATAGGATGAAACAGCCTtggtttttattatttatgttgcATAGTTTGGATccgtattatatatattatgtatacctaattatatattattttcagaTAATTACACTATCGTAAGTGATGGTTATGGAGAAAagggaataaaaaaaacttatGAAGATGAGTTTTTCATTTGTGAAAATTTGAATGTCTATAACAAAAACTTACATcctaattttaatttttcgtAATACATttacaaattatatatttatgccCATGTAACCATAATATGTTCTTATCCCTAATAATTGCGGCTCTGAATTTTATgggatatattttctttttctttaacCAATGATGATTTATTGATATTTCTCGTCTTGATTGCTTTGCGTAATTCtctaattttatatttatataattttatattattttattatacttgATTTCAGTTGTTTTTGTCTTATTGATGGCCATAACGGGAAAAATACtgcaaattttttaaaaaaaaatttagcCCAAGAATTGTCAAATAGTTTTACAAACATTCAAGAAACATATGATGGCATACTTCCAATACCTGACCACTTTATAAGAATTGTAAATATTCcaacatatatttgttaatcTTCAtaagttatattttttatgctaATATAAGAACATTAAAAagacaataaaataaaagcaatatatttgatcatattttgttttgctGAATAATATGAACGAATGTTTGTTATATCAACCATATATGCCTATTGCAGGAAATATACATGCACGACATTTTTCTTATGACAATGTGATTCTTTAGGGTGTTAATAGTGCCTGTAAAAAAATCGATGAAAATTTATCTCTAGAATACCCAGGGTGTAAAGGTTAGATtgttaaattaaaatacaCCCACGTTTTTACTTAAaagaattataaattattgtttacattaaattgttttatttttaaaattaaatagtcatatgacaaatatattcatattatttatttgtttatacatcatatattttagatGGAGCAACATGCGTTATTATTCTTATAAAGAACgattttgcatatatagcTAATATAGGGGATTCCTTTGCGTATTTATGTAGATACTTAAATAATGCACATAGAGGTATGAAGCGATGGAAAAGAAACGAATTATATAGTATAATGGTATATAGCAAcatgataatttataattaaaatttatataacctCATTTTGtgttatatactttttttcttttaatatcaGCTATTGATCTTGTGGATATTCACAAACCATGGGTTTTATCAGAAAAGGAAAGAATAATAAAGCATGGTGGAACGATAGAGAACGGAagaataaatgatataatcGACGTAACACGAACTTTTGGCGATTTTCCGTtagttaaaaaatgaattatgcaaaatataatataatgtgttatttattactaccaatttattatattactttatttatcattattatgtatttttactCTATATGCAATGCTAATTGTAGGTTGAAGAAATATGGATTATTATGCAGAGGaacatttaaaaagtt
Protein-coding sequences here:
- a CDS encoding protein phosphatase PPM7, putative; this encodes MPVVNGAHVISMNNYTIVSDGYGEKGIKKTYEDEFFICENLNVYNKNLHPNFNFSCFCLIDGHNGKNTANFLKKNLAQELSNSFTNIQETYDGILPIPDHFIRIGVNSACKKIDENLSLEYPGCKDGATCVIILIKNDFAYIANIGDSFAYLCRYLNNAHRAIDLVDIHKPWVLSEKERIIKHGGTIENGRINDIIDVTRTFGDFPLKKYGLLCRGTFKKFKITSDDNFILLGTDGFFSFVDINHVTNEIVALSKKEERLVNVEKKKAVFDAKAICKNMVEHAIIDKKSQDNVTVILIKFLHTLK